The window GGCCACGTTCATGCCTAACTGGGAATACCCCCACTTTGTGGCAGACTTGAACGCCTCTTCCGGAGTCAAGAGTAGCCTTAAGGTGGCGTAGCCGAGTTCAGACCTGATGTCGTACTTAGGAGAGATGTCGAGGGAGATGGACGGCTTCAAGGCACCTAAGGTGAACTTGCACACCTCGTAGGTTGGGGTAAAGGACACTTGTATCCCTGTCTTCTTAACGAGCTCGAAGTCCTTCCTTGACGCCCCTCCCAACGCGATGACGTTCTTTGGTATGTCCTTGAACCTGGAGAGGTCGACGGATCTCTCCACTAGCACGGGAACTTTGTACTCTCTAGATATTCCAAAGACTTCCTCCGCCTCTCCCTCGTCGCACAGCCTCAGTAACACCTTATTCTCCTCGCTGGTCGACCACCTGGAGTAGAGGGTCTTGAACTCCTTCTTCCAGTCCCCCTTTGCCCAGCTACACCCAGCGCTCACCGCAAGCAAGGGGTTTAACCCAACTGCGTTTACAGCCCTAGCGGAATGTTCCGGCTCCGGGTCAGCCACAACTACCGTGGTTACGCCTGTTTTAAGCAGGTGATAGCTGGCTAATAGTGAAAAGTAGTAGAAGTCCTTGTCGTTCATAACCGAAATTAAGTCGTTAACGTTGACCTTTCCAGAGAATATCCTGTACCTAAACGGGTAAAGGAACAAGAAGGTTTGGAGGCTTACGAACCCTGGGGAAACTATCCTGTTGTTTCCGCCAATGGATAGCTCGGCGTTCTCATAGTCCTCTGGTTGCTCCCTTGATATAACCTCAACCCTCTCGCCGTTTACTCCTATGTAAATGTTTTTAAGCGGAGCGTCGTCCGTCATTGCTAGAGCAGCC of the Candidatus Aramenus sp. CH1 genome contains:
- a CDS encoding amidohydrolase — protein: MRILLKAALAMTDDAPLKNIYIGVNGERVEVISREQPEDYENAELSIGGNNRIVSPGFVSLQTFLFLYPFRYRIFSGKVNVNDLISVMNDKDFYYFSLLASYHLLKTGVTTVVVADPEPEHSARAVNAVGLNPLLAVSAGCSWAKGDWKKEFKTLYSRWSTSEENKVLLRLCDEGEAEEVFGISREYKVPVLVERSVDLSRFKDIPKNVIALGGASRKDFELVKKTGIQVSFTPTYEVCKFTLGALKPSISLDISPKYDIRSELGYATLRLLLTPEEAFKSATKWGYSQLGMNVALKVGSVGDVIVFELTEPPSYPLDLDSPYESLVYSSYTVETSIVKGEVVLDGGIPLNVGTKDIEEAQGRIEEVDEKYRSMEKN